From Cucumis melo cultivar AY chromosome 1, USDA_Cmelo_AY_1.0, whole genome shotgun sequence, a single genomic window includes:
- the LOC103495531 gene encoding protein STRUBBELIG-RECEPTOR FAMILY 3 isoform X3: MGSIPSSLSSLTQLTAMSLNDNKLSGQIPDSFQAISQLVNLDLSNNNLSGPLPPSVSNLLALTSLHLQNNQLSGTLDVLQDLPLKDLNIENNLFSGPIPEKVLSIPNFRKDGNPFNSSVSPTSPPVSPSPPSQPAPAPPVSGAPPVSGAPPSSQQRPKKQADGPSAPEESSSGKNKKSTKRVVLITIAVVLSFIILVLACVLFMPRCRRRRRSDSVSKRHQIGAYRGERENVGNQGAMPQTNDQIPKVVPKEPVVRVKQETQTEVQKVPKDHVEREKNMPRMSAIPKKDHHEVDMSALDVYLMPPPPPPPPPPPPPPPPVEEVTAVPTVPAEVPPLKPLTKNKITSTFAKPFTIASLQQYTNSFSQDNLLGEGMLGNVYRAHLPSGKVLAVKKLDKRASSQQKDDEFLELVNNIDRIRHANVVELCGYCAEHGERLLIFEYCSGGTLQDALHSDEEFRKKLSWNARIRMALGAARALEYLHEVCQPPVIHRNFKSANVLLDDDLSVRVSDCGLAPLISKGAVSQLSGQLLTAYGYGAPEFESGVYTLESDVYSFGVVMLELLTGRMSYDRTRTRGEQFLVRWAIPQLHDIEALTSMVDPSLNGRYPAKSLSYFADIISKCVQSEPEFRPPMSSVVQDLLNMIRREPQGSGSSED, translated from the exons ATGGGAAGCATTCCGAGTTCATTATCATCTTTGACTCAACTGACAGCAAT GTCGTTGAATGATAACAAATTAAGCGGACAAATACCAGATTCCTTTCAAGCCATTTCTCAATTGGTCAATTT GGATTTATCCAATAACAACTTGAGTGGGCCACTGCCTCCATCTGTAAGCAATTTATTGGCATTGACCTCCCT GCATTTGCAGAACAATCAGCTGTCAGGAACCCTTGATGTTCTACAAGACCTTCCACTGAAAGACTT GAATATAGAGAACAACCTTTTTTCTGGACCCATACCTGAGAAGGTGCTGAGTATCCCTAATTTTAG AAAGGATGGAAACCCATTTAATTCTTCTGTTTCTCCGACATCTCCTCCTGTATCTCCTTCTCCACCATCACAGCCAGCACCAGCGCCGCCCGTTTCTGGAGCGCCACCAGTTTCTGGAGCACCGCCATCTTCTCAACAAAGACCTAAGAAACAGGCTGATGGACCATCAGCACCTGAGGAATCCAGTTCTggaaaaaacaagaaaagcaCTAAAAGGGTTGTTTTAATAACAATTGCAGTGGTTTTGTCTTTCATAATTTTGGTCTTGGCATGTGTGCTCTTTATGCCAAGgtgcagaagaagaagaagaagtgatAGTGTTTCGAAGCGACATCAGATAGGTGCTTATAGGGGTGAGAGAGAGAACGTCGGAAATCAGGGAGCCATGCCCCAAACAAATGATCAGATACCTAAAG TAGTTCCAAAAGAGCCAGTTGTAAGGGTGAAGCAGGAGACTCAAACAGAGGTTCAGAAGGTTCCAAAAGATCAtgtggagagagagaaaaacatGCCAAGAATGAGCGCTATTCCAAAGAAGGATCATCATGAAGTAGATATGAGCGCACTCGATGTCTATCTAATGCCTCCTCCTCCCCCTCCCCCACCAcctccccctccccctccccctcctGTTGAAGAGGTCACTGCCGTGCCCACTGTTCCAGCTGAAGTTCCTCCCTTGAAGCCTCtcactaaaaataaaattacctCAACTTTTGCGAAACCTTTTACCATTGCATCCCTTCAGCAATATACAAACAGCTTTTCACAAGATAATCTTCTAGGAGAAGGAATGCTGGGCAATGTTTATAGGGCACACCTCCCCAGTGGGAAG GTACTGGCCGTCAAGAAACTGGATAAGAGAGCATCCAGTCAGCAAAAGGATGATGAGTTTCTCGAGCTAGTCAATAATATTGATAGAATCCGACATGCTAATGTGGTTGAGCTCTGTGGTTACTGCGCAGAGCATGGTGAAAGGCTTCTTATCTTTGAGTATTGCAGTGGTGGAACATTGCAGGATGCACTGCACTCAGACGAAGAGTTCAGAAAGAAGCTTTCATGGAATGCCCGCATTAGAATGGCTCTTGGGGCTGCAAGAGCCTTGGA GTATCTGCATGAGGTCTGTCAGCCACCTGTTATTCATAGAAACTTCAAGTCTGCGAATGTCCTACTGGATGATGATCTTTCAGTGCGTGTTTCAGATTGTGGGCTGGCTCCACTAATATCAAAAGGAGCTGTTAGTCAG CTCTCTGGTCAGCTTCTAACTGCATATGGTTATGGAGCTCCAGAATTTGAATCAGGTGTTTATACACTTGAGAGTGATGTTTACAGCTTTGGTGTGGTTATGCTGGAACTTCTAACTGGCCGGATGTCTTACGACAG AACAAGGACCCGAGGTGAGCAGTTTCTAGTTAGATGGGCAATTCCGCAGCTTCACGACATAGAGGCATTGACAAGCATGGTTGATCCTTCACTCAATGGTCGATACCCTGCCAAATCCTTGTCGTACTTTGCCGATATCATATCAAAATGTGTTCAG TCCGAGCCTGAATTCCGGCCACCAATGTCGTCGGTTGTTCAGGACTTGCTCAACATGATAAGGAGAGAACCACAAGGCAGTGGTTCAAGTGAAGATTGA
- the LOC103495529 gene encoding lipoyl synthase 2, mitochondrial encodes MNKRCQSLARILKSVSRSFSSSSSSTSASATSSQFPRTLAGLRERLAAESPSLSDFVDLQSSDSYSVEVGTKKKPLPKPKWMKESVPGGEKYVQIKKKLRELKLHTVCEEAKCPNLGECWSGGETGTATATIMILGDTCTRGCRFCNVKTSRTPPPPDPNEPTNVAEAIASWGLDYVVITSVDRDDLPDQGSGHFAETVQKLKVLKPNMLIEALVPDFRGDSGCVEKVARSGLDVFAHNIETVEELQGAVRDHRANFKQSLDVLVMAKEFSPSGTLTKTSIMLGCGETPDQVVQTMEKVRAAGVDVMTFGQYMRPSKRHMPVSEYITPEAFEKYQNLGMKMGFRYVASGPMVRSSYKAGEFYIKSMIESDRAASNSQPTQL; translated from the exons ATGAACAAACGTTGCCAAAGCCTTGCTCGAATCCTCAAATCCGTCAGTAGATCattctcttcttcatcttcttccaccTCCGCCTCTGCCACATCTTCCCAATTCCCGCGCACGTTGGCCGGTCTCCGGGAACGACTCGCAGCGGAGTCCCCATCACTTTCCGACTTCGTTGATCTGCAATCTTCTGATTCGTATTCTGTGGAGGTTGGTACGAAGAAGAAGCCCCTTCCTAAACCTAAATGGATGAAGGAATCGGTGCCTGGAGGCGAGAAATATGTTCAAATCAAGAAGAAGCTCCGGGAATTGAAGCTTCATACGGTTTGTGAGGAGGCTAAATGCCCTAATTTAGGGGAATGCTGGTCTGGTGGAGAAACCGGCACTGCCACTGCTACGATTATGATTCTTGGTGACACTTGTACCCGTGGTTGCAG GTTCTGTAACGTGAAGACATCACGAACTCCACCTCCACCGGATCCAAATGAGCCGACAAATGTTGCTGAAGCAATTGCATCATGGGGTTTGGATTATGTGGTCATTACTAGTGTCGATCGCGACGATTTACCTGATCAAGGGAGTGGTCATTTTGCAGAGACTGTGCAGAAACTTAAGGTGTTGAAGCCAAATATGCTGATCGAGGCATTGG TTCCTGATTTTCGAGGAGACTCTGGCTGTGTGGAGAAAGTTGCAAGGTCAGGCCTTGACGTCTTTGCTCACAATATAGAGACAGTTGAAGAGCTTCAAGGAGCAGTTAGGGATCACCGTGCTAATTTCAAGCAATCATTAGACGTTCTAGTTATGGCCAAAGAGTTTTCTCCTTCTGGAACTCTTACAAAGACTTCCATTATGTTAGGCTGTGGGGAAACACCAGATCAAGTTGTGCAAACAATGGAGAAGGTGAGAGCAGCTGGAGTTGATGTGATGACATTTGGGCAGTATATGAGACCTTCAAAACGCCATATGCCTGTATCAGAATACATTACTCCTGAGGCTTTTGAGAAGTATCAAAATCTTGGCATGAAAATG GGTTTTCGATATGTGGCATCTGGCCCAATGGTTAGGTCCTCATACAAGGCAGGAGAATTCTATATCAAGTCAATGATTGAATCAGATCGGGCAGCTTCTAATTCACAGCCTACCCAACTTTGA
- the LOC103495531 gene encoding protein STRUBBELIG-RECEPTOR FAMILY 3 isoform X2 produces MGWKRSSRNGNLRIWVQVLVGFVVCAAQVLLGITNPDDFSAISSLHTALGLPSLPKWGIGQDPCGDAWQGVVCNDSSIIRIIINAANLGGELGDNLGLFSSIQTIDLSNNHIGGSIPSNLPVTLQNFFLSANQFMGSIPSSLSSLTQLTAMSLNDNKLSGQIPDSFQAISQLVNLDLSNNNLSGPLPPSVSNLLALTSLHLQNNQLSGTLDVLQDLPLKDLNIENNLFSGPIPEKVLSIPNFRKDGNPFNSSVSPTSPPVSPSPPSQPAPAPPVSGAPPVSGAPPSSQQRPKKQADGPSAPEESSSGKNKKSTKRVVLITIAVVLSFIILVLACVLFMPRCRRRRRSDSVSKRHQIGAYRGERENVGNQGAMPQTNDQIPKVPKEPVVRVKQETQTEVQKVPKDHVEREKNMPRMSAIPKKDHHEVDMSALDVYLMPPPPPPPPPPPPPPPPVEEVTAVPTVPAEVPPLKPLTKNKITSTFAKPFTIASLQQYTNSFSQDNLLGEGMLGNVYRAHLPSGKVLAVKKLDKRASSQQKDDEFLELVNNIDRIRHANVVELCGYCAEHGERLLIFEYCSGGTLQDALHSDEEFRKKLSWNARIRMALGAARALEYLHEVCQPPVIHRNFKSANVLLDDDLSVRVSDCGLAPLISKGAVSQLSGQLLTAYGYGAPEFESGVYTLESDVYSFGVVMLELLTGRMSYDRTRTRGEQFLVRWAIPQLHDIEALTSMVDPSLNGRYPAKSLSYFADIISKCVQSEPEFRPPMSSVVQDLLNMIRREPQGSGSSED; encoded by the exons ATGGGTTGGAAGAGATCTTCGAGGAATGGCAATTTGAGGATTTGGGTGCAGGTTTTAGTTGGATTCGTGGTCTGTGCAGCCCAAGTTCTTTTGGGAATTACGAATCCAGATGATT TTTCTGCTATTAGTAGCTTACATACTGCACTTGGACTCCCCAGTCTTCCTAAATGGGGCATCGGGCAAGACCCATGCGGAGATGCATGGCAGGGTGTTGTTTGTAATGATTCGAGTATCATTAGAAT AATCATTAATGCTGCTAATTTGGGAGGTGAACTTGGTGACAACTTGGGATTATTTTCTTCAATCCAAACAAT TGATTTAAGCAACAATCATATAGGGGGAAGTATACCATCCAATTTACCCGTTACCCTGCAGAATTT TTTTCTTTCAGCTAATCAGTTCATGGGAAGCATTCCGAGTTCATTATCATCTTTGACTCAACTGACAGCAAT GTCGTTGAATGATAACAAATTAAGCGGACAAATACCAGATTCCTTTCAAGCCATTTCTCAATTGGTCAATTT GGATTTATCCAATAACAACTTGAGTGGGCCACTGCCTCCATCTGTAAGCAATTTATTGGCATTGACCTCCCT GCATTTGCAGAACAATCAGCTGTCAGGAACCCTTGATGTTCTACAAGACCTTCCACTGAAAGACTT GAATATAGAGAACAACCTTTTTTCTGGACCCATACCTGAGAAGGTGCTGAGTATCCCTAATTTTAG AAAGGATGGAAACCCATTTAATTCTTCTGTTTCTCCGACATCTCCTCCTGTATCTCCTTCTCCACCATCACAGCCAGCACCAGCGCCGCCCGTTTCTGGAGCGCCACCAGTTTCTGGAGCACCGCCATCTTCTCAACAAAGACCTAAGAAACAGGCTGATGGACCATCAGCACCTGAGGAATCCAGTTCTggaaaaaacaagaaaagcaCTAAAAGGGTTGTTTTAATAACAATTGCAGTGGTTTTGTCTTTCATAATTTTGGTCTTGGCATGTGTGCTCTTTATGCCAAGgtgcagaagaagaagaagaagtgatAGTGTTTCGAAGCGACATCAGATAGGTGCTTATAGGGGTGAGAGAGAGAACGTCGGAAATCAGGGAGCCATGCCCCAAACAAATGATCAGATACCTAAAG TTCCAAAAGAGCCAGTTGTAAGGGTGAAGCAGGAGACTCAAACAGAGGTTCAGAAGGTTCCAAAAGATCAtgtggagagagagaaaaacatGCCAAGAATGAGCGCTATTCCAAAGAAGGATCATCATGAAGTAGATATGAGCGCACTCGATGTCTATCTAATGCCTCCTCCTCCCCCTCCCCCACCAcctccccctccccctccccctcctGTTGAAGAGGTCACTGCCGTGCCCACTGTTCCAGCTGAAGTTCCTCCCTTGAAGCCTCtcactaaaaataaaattacctCAACTTTTGCGAAACCTTTTACCATTGCATCCCTTCAGCAATATACAAACAGCTTTTCACAAGATAATCTTCTAGGAGAAGGAATGCTGGGCAATGTTTATAGGGCACACCTCCCCAGTGGGAAG GTACTGGCCGTCAAGAAACTGGATAAGAGAGCATCCAGTCAGCAAAAGGATGATGAGTTTCTCGAGCTAGTCAATAATATTGATAGAATCCGACATGCTAATGTGGTTGAGCTCTGTGGTTACTGCGCAGAGCATGGTGAAAGGCTTCTTATCTTTGAGTATTGCAGTGGTGGAACATTGCAGGATGCACTGCACTCAGACGAAGAGTTCAGAAAGAAGCTTTCATGGAATGCCCGCATTAGAATGGCTCTTGGGGCTGCAAGAGCCTTGGA GTATCTGCATGAGGTCTGTCAGCCACCTGTTATTCATAGAAACTTCAAGTCTGCGAATGTCCTACTGGATGATGATCTTTCAGTGCGTGTTTCAGATTGTGGGCTGGCTCCACTAATATCAAAAGGAGCTGTTAGTCAG CTCTCTGGTCAGCTTCTAACTGCATATGGTTATGGAGCTCCAGAATTTGAATCAGGTGTTTATACACTTGAGAGTGATGTTTACAGCTTTGGTGTGGTTATGCTGGAACTTCTAACTGGCCGGATGTCTTACGACAG AACAAGGACCCGAGGTGAGCAGTTTCTAGTTAGATGGGCAATTCCGCAGCTTCACGACATAGAGGCATTGACAAGCATGGTTGATCCTTCACTCAATGGTCGATACCCTGCCAAATCCTTGTCGTACTTTGCCGATATCATATCAAAATGTGTTCAG TCCGAGCCTGAATTCCGGCCACCAATGTCGTCGGTTGTTCAGGACTTGCTCAACATGATAAGGAGAGAACCACAAGGCAGTGGTTCAAGTGAAGATTGA
- the LOC103495531 gene encoding protein STRUBBELIG-RECEPTOR FAMILY 3 isoform X1: MGWKRSSRNGNLRIWVQVLVGFVVCAAQVLLGITNPDDFSAISSLHTALGLPSLPKWGIGQDPCGDAWQGVVCNDSSIIRIIINAANLGGELGDNLGLFSSIQTIDLSNNHIGGSIPSNLPVTLQNFFLSANQFMGSIPSSLSSLTQLTAMSLNDNKLSGQIPDSFQAISQLVNLDLSNNNLSGPLPPSVSNLLALTSLHLQNNQLSGTLDVLQDLPLKDLNIENNLFSGPIPEKVLSIPNFRKDGNPFNSSVSPTSPPVSPSPPSQPAPAPPVSGAPPVSGAPPSSQQRPKKQADGPSAPEESSSGKNKKSTKRVVLITIAVVLSFIILVLACVLFMPRCRRRRRSDSVSKRHQIGAYRGERENVGNQGAMPQTNDQIPKVVPKEPVVRVKQETQTEVQKVPKDHVEREKNMPRMSAIPKKDHHEVDMSALDVYLMPPPPPPPPPPPPPPPPVEEVTAVPTVPAEVPPLKPLTKNKITSTFAKPFTIASLQQYTNSFSQDNLLGEGMLGNVYRAHLPSGKVLAVKKLDKRASSQQKDDEFLELVNNIDRIRHANVVELCGYCAEHGERLLIFEYCSGGTLQDALHSDEEFRKKLSWNARIRMALGAARALEYLHEVCQPPVIHRNFKSANVLLDDDLSVRVSDCGLAPLISKGAVSQLSGQLLTAYGYGAPEFESGVYTLESDVYSFGVVMLELLTGRMSYDRTRTRGEQFLVRWAIPQLHDIEALTSMVDPSLNGRYPAKSLSYFADIISKCVQSEPEFRPPMSSVVQDLLNMIRREPQGSGSSED, encoded by the exons ATGGGTTGGAAGAGATCTTCGAGGAATGGCAATTTGAGGATTTGGGTGCAGGTTTTAGTTGGATTCGTGGTCTGTGCAGCCCAAGTTCTTTTGGGAATTACGAATCCAGATGATT TTTCTGCTATTAGTAGCTTACATACTGCACTTGGACTCCCCAGTCTTCCTAAATGGGGCATCGGGCAAGACCCATGCGGAGATGCATGGCAGGGTGTTGTTTGTAATGATTCGAGTATCATTAGAAT AATCATTAATGCTGCTAATTTGGGAGGTGAACTTGGTGACAACTTGGGATTATTTTCTTCAATCCAAACAAT TGATTTAAGCAACAATCATATAGGGGGAAGTATACCATCCAATTTACCCGTTACCCTGCAGAATTT TTTTCTTTCAGCTAATCAGTTCATGGGAAGCATTCCGAGTTCATTATCATCTTTGACTCAACTGACAGCAAT GTCGTTGAATGATAACAAATTAAGCGGACAAATACCAGATTCCTTTCAAGCCATTTCTCAATTGGTCAATTT GGATTTATCCAATAACAACTTGAGTGGGCCACTGCCTCCATCTGTAAGCAATTTATTGGCATTGACCTCCCT GCATTTGCAGAACAATCAGCTGTCAGGAACCCTTGATGTTCTACAAGACCTTCCACTGAAAGACTT GAATATAGAGAACAACCTTTTTTCTGGACCCATACCTGAGAAGGTGCTGAGTATCCCTAATTTTAG AAAGGATGGAAACCCATTTAATTCTTCTGTTTCTCCGACATCTCCTCCTGTATCTCCTTCTCCACCATCACAGCCAGCACCAGCGCCGCCCGTTTCTGGAGCGCCACCAGTTTCTGGAGCACCGCCATCTTCTCAACAAAGACCTAAGAAACAGGCTGATGGACCATCAGCACCTGAGGAATCCAGTTCTggaaaaaacaagaaaagcaCTAAAAGGGTTGTTTTAATAACAATTGCAGTGGTTTTGTCTTTCATAATTTTGGTCTTGGCATGTGTGCTCTTTATGCCAAGgtgcagaagaagaagaagaagtgatAGTGTTTCGAAGCGACATCAGATAGGTGCTTATAGGGGTGAGAGAGAGAACGTCGGAAATCAGGGAGCCATGCCCCAAACAAATGATCAGATACCTAAAG TAGTTCCAAAAGAGCCAGTTGTAAGGGTGAAGCAGGAGACTCAAACAGAGGTTCAGAAGGTTCCAAAAGATCAtgtggagagagagaaaaacatGCCAAGAATGAGCGCTATTCCAAAGAAGGATCATCATGAAGTAGATATGAGCGCACTCGATGTCTATCTAATGCCTCCTCCTCCCCCTCCCCCACCAcctccccctccccctccccctcctGTTGAAGAGGTCACTGCCGTGCCCACTGTTCCAGCTGAAGTTCCTCCCTTGAAGCCTCtcactaaaaataaaattacctCAACTTTTGCGAAACCTTTTACCATTGCATCCCTTCAGCAATATACAAACAGCTTTTCACAAGATAATCTTCTAGGAGAAGGAATGCTGGGCAATGTTTATAGGGCACACCTCCCCAGTGGGAAG GTACTGGCCGTCAAGAAACTGGATAAGAGAGCATCCAGTCAGCAAAAGGATGATGAGTTTCTCGAGCTAGTCAATAATATTGATAGAATCCGACATGCTAATGTGGTTGAGCTCTGTGGTTACTGCGCAGAGCATGGTGAAAGGCTTCTTATCTTTGAGTATTGCAGTGGTGGAACATTGCAGGATGCACTGCACTCAGACGAAGAGTTCAGAAAGAAGCTTTCATGGAATGCCCGCATTAGAATGGCTCTTGGGGCTGCAAGAGCCTTGGA GTATCTGCATGAGGTCTGTCAGCCACCTGTTATTCATAGAAACTTCAAGTCTGCGAATGTCCTACTGGATGATGATCTTTCAGTGCGTGTTTCAGATTGTGGGCTGGCTCCACTAATATCAAAAGGAGCTGTTAGTCAG CTCTCTGGTCAGCTTCTAACTGCATATGGTTATGGAGCTCCAGAATTTGAATCAGGTGTTTATACACTTGAGAGTGATGTTTACAGCTTTGGTGTGGTTATGCTGGAACTTCTAACTGGCCGGATGTCTTACGACAG AACAAGGACCCGAGGTGAGCAGTTTCTAGTTAGATGGGCAATTCCGCAGCTTCACGACATAGAGGCATTGACAAGCATGGTTGATCCTTCACTCAATGGTCGATACCCTGCCAAATCCTTGTCGTACTTTGCCGATATCATATCAAAATGTGTTCAG TCCGAGCCTGAATTCCGGCCACCAATGTCGTCGGTTGTTCAGGACTTGCTCAACATGATAAGGAGAGAACCACAAGGCAGTGGTTCAAGTGAAGATTGA